A region of Haloplanus sp. XH21 DNA encodes the following proteins:
- a CDS encoding AI-2E family transporter, with protein sequence MSVPQVSRYRLGWWSFGAALGAALLYVVYSFIGTFVFGAFIYYATRPIYRRLRRRIRPPSLAAAISLFALALPALLLIAYALSVALNELLSYVNEGAFDPSRWPIVDEDLLNAIADPAALLALDPEQYLTLEQLQSLLSSLGSAADTLAFVGVGAVHLFVMLALAFYLLRDGARLSRWTIARFGDDRGVLESYARAVDRDFHGIFFGNILNAVLTGSIGVIAYSILNVYAPAGLRIPAAPLVGLLTGIASLIPIVGMKLIYVPVALYLGGVGFLTDPSTLWFVAVFAVVSFVIVDTIPDLVLRPYVSGRSLHVGSLMIAYTFGPLLFGWYGIFLAPMLLVLVIHFARLVLPELIESEPLRPYAVDPSAMTAEADEAADETGHD encoded by the coding sequence ATGTCGGTCCCCCAGGTGTCTCGCTACCGCCTCGGCTGGTGGAGTTTCGGTGCCGCGCTCGGGGCCGCCCTGCTGTACGTCGTCTACTCGTTCATCGGCACGTTCGTCTTCGGTGCGTTCATCTACTACGCCACGCGCCCCATCTACCGTCGTCTGCGGCGGCGGATTCGCCCCCCGAGTCTCGCCGCGGCGATTTCGCTGTTCGCGCTCGCCCTGCCCGCCCTGCTCCTGATCGCGTACGCCCTCAGCGTCGCCTTGAACGAACTCCTGTCGTACGTCAACGAGGGAGCCTTCGACCCGTCGAGATGGCCCATCGTCGACGAAGACCTCCTCAACGCCATCGCGGACCCCGCGGCACTGCTCGCCCTCGATCCGGAGCAGTATCTCACCCTCGAACAACTGCAGTCGCTGCTCTCCTCGCTCGGCTCGGCGGCGGACACGCTGGCCTTCGTCGGCGTCGGCGCCGTCCACCTGTTCGTGATGCTCGCGCTCGCCTTCTACCTGCTCCGCGACGGGGCTCGGCTCTCGCGGTGGACCATCGCGCGCTTCGGCGACGACCGGGGCGTCCTGGAGTCCTACGCCCGCGCGGTCGACCGTGACTTCCACGGCATCTTCTTCGGCAACATCCTCAACGCGGTGTTGACGGGGAGCATCGGCGTGATCGCGTACTCGATACTCAACGTCTACGCACCCGCGGGGCTCCGGATCCCCGCGGCACCCCTGGTCGGGTTGCTCACGGGCATCGCGAGCCTGATTCCCATCGTCGGCATGAAGCTCATCTACGTCCCTGTCGCGCTGTATCTCGGCGGCGTGGGGTTTCTGACCGATCCGAGCACGCTCTGGTTCGTCGCCGTCTTCGCCGTCGTCTCGTTCGTCATCGTCGACACCATCCCCGACCTCGTGCTCCGCCCCTACGTCTCGGGCCGGAGCCTCCACGTCGGGAGTCTGATGATCGCGTACACCTTCGGCCCTCTGCTCTTCGGCTGGTACGGGATCTTCCTGGCGCCCATGCTGCTCGTCCTGGTGATCCACTTCGCCCGACTGGTGTTGCCGGAGCTCATCGAATCCGAGCCGCTTCGCCCGTACGCGGTCGATCCGAGCGCGATGACGGCGGAAGCCGACGAGGCGGCCGACGAGACGGGACACGACTGA
- a CDS encoding DUF7117 family protein, with translation MKVRGRRECQDCGCRWSYYETGSVACPECESLRSVGVDDRTLHTDAPATLDLTPYRTAAASESASDSLADVVDDCKRDLREYLRRRGFIDGGRLQPLDDTVLAASELLQMIDRFDRERAPSDEARTYLLALLRGADDGERPPPDAVPAAWTDARGLGYANAIDDYRSDLLDWLDEHPDDAARKALGTLRERVKRVQALQGDVSPADAESLVTAAREVGRYLAEDDEDDEDALAAARERL, from the coding sequence ATGAAGGTTCGCGGCCGGCGGGAGTGTCAGGACTGTGGCTGCCGGTGGTCGTACTACGAGACGGGGAGCGTCGCGTGCCCCGAGTGCGAGAGCCTCCGGAGTGTCGGCGTCGACGACCGCACGCTCCATACCGACGCGCCGGCGACGTTGGATCTGACGCCGTACCGGACCGCCGCGGCGTCGGAGTCGGCGTCGGACTCACTTGCCGATGTCGTCGACGACTGCAAACGCGACCTGCGGGAGTATCTCCGTCGTCGCGGGTTCATCGATGGAGGACGCCTACAGCCCCTCGACGACACCGTCCTCGCCGCCAGCGAACTCCTGCAGATGATCGATCGGTTCGACCGCGAGCGGGCGCCGAGCGACGAGGCCCGCACGTATCTGCTCGCGCTCCTCCGCGGTGCCGACGACGGGGAGCGCCCGCCGCCCGACGCGGTGCCCGCGGCGTGGACCGACGCCCGCGGCCTCGGCTACGCGAACGCCATCGACGACTACCGAAGTGACCTGCTCGACTGGCTCGACGAACATCCCGACGACGCGGCGCGCAAAGCGTTGGGGACGCTCCGTGAGCGCGTCAAACGAGTGCAGGCGCTCCAGGGTGACGTGTCGCCGGCGGACGCAGAATCACTGGTGACGGCGGCCCGCGAGGTCGGTCGGTATCTCGCCGAGGACGACGAGGACGACGAGGACGCGCTGGCGGCTGCGCGGGAGCGACTGTAG
- a CDS encoding tetrahydrofolate dehydrogenase/cyclohydrolase catalytic domain-containing protein, translating to MTHIIDGNAVASDVRDGLSTAIETLDAEGVTPTLATVLMSDDPASETYVSMKQRDCEEVGIEALDIELDPEAPADELFETVEDLNADPNVNGILVQMPVPDHIADRDVIRAIDPAKDVDGFHPENVGRLVAGDPVFKPCTPHGVLELLDAADVETEGADIAIVGRSNIVGKPLANLLVQKADYGNATVTVCHSRTENLAEKTRRADVVVAAVGVPELIDGSMISDGTVVIDVGVNRVERDGESTLVGDVDFESAKEKASAITPVPGGVGPMTRAMLLYNTVTAASRQEDVPVDLS from the coding sequence ATGACTCACATCATCGACGGGAACGCGGTCGCGTCGGACGTTCGAGACGGTCTGTCGACGGCAATCGAGACGCTCGACGCGGAAGGCGTCACCCCGACGCTCGCGACGGTCCTCATGAGCGACGACCCCGCCAGCGAGACCTACGTCTCGATGAAACAGCGAGACTGCGAGGAAGTGGGCATCGAGGCGCTCGACATCGAACTCGATCCCGAGGCGCCCGCCGACGAACTGTTCGAGACGGTCGAGGACCTGAACGCCGATCCGAACGTCAACGGCATCCTCGTCCAGATGCCCGTCCCGGACCACATCGCCGACCGCGATGTCATCCGCGCCATCGACCCCGCGAAAGACGTCGACGGCTTCCATCCCGAGAACGTGGGGCGACTGGTCGCCGGCGACCCCGTCTTCAAGCCGTGTACCCCCCACGGCGTCCTGGAACTCCTCGATGCGGCCGACGTGGAAACCGAGGGCGCAGACATCGCCATCGTCGGCCGGTCGAACATCGTCGGCAAGCCGCTGGCGAACCTCCTCGTCCAGAAGGCCGACTACGGCAACGCGACGGTGACGGTCTGTCACTCCCGGACGGAGAACCTGGCCGAAAAGACTCGCCGCGCGGATGTCGTCGTCGCCGCCGTCGGTGTGCCCGAACTCATCGACGGCTCGATGATCTCCGACGGCACCGTCGTCATCGACGTAGGCGTCAACCGCGTCGAACGCGACGGCGAGTCGACGCTCGTCGGCGACGTGGACTTCGAGAGCGCCAAGGAGAAAGCCAGTGCCATCACGCCCGTCCCCGGTGGCGTCGGCCCGATGACGCGAGCGATGCTCCTCTACAACACGGTCACGGCGGCGAGCCGGCAGGAAGACGTGCCGGTCGACCTCTCCTGA
- a CDS encoding universal stress protein → MYDDILLATDGSIASENATSHAIGLASLHDALLHVLFVVDSDVYSAYSGDEYVDEREGPEHGLEEVGEDALTAVTERAAARGVEVIETLRHGRPHEEIVDYADDEDVDLIVLGTRRHPEEYRSLLGSVTDRVVRLADEPVTVVKTPVE, encoded by the coding sequence ATGTACGACGACATCCTGCTCGCGACGGACGGGAGTATCGCCTCGGAGAACGCCACGTCCCACGCCATCGGCCTGGCCTCCCTGCACGACGCCCTGCTCCACGTCCTGTTCGTGGTCGACAGCGATGTCTACTCCGCGTACAGCGGCGACGAGTACGTCGACGAGCGGGAGGGGCCGGAACACGGCCTCGAAGAGGTGGGCGAGGACGCGCTCACGGCGGTGACGGAGCGCGCGGCTGCTCGCGGCGTCGAGGTGATCGAGACGCTCAGACACGGCCGGCCACACGAGGAAATCGTCGACTACGCCGACGACGAAGACGTCGACCTGATCGTCCTCGGCACCCGACGCCACCCGGAGGAGTACCGGAGCCTCCTCGGCTCCGTCACCGACCGCGTGGTCCGCCTGGCCGACGAACCGGTGACGGTCGTCAAGACGCCGGTCGAGTAG
- the glyA gene encoding serine hydroxymethyltransferase, which translates to MEFSHVRAVDEAVADALVGETDRQRNTLSMIASENHASRAVIEAQGSTLTNKYAEGYPGERYYAGCAYADAVEELAIERARELWGAEHVNVQPHSGSQANMAVYLAMLDPGDRILSLELEHGGHLSHGHPANFAGQLYEVEQYRVDPETGYLDYENLADIADEFDPDAIVSGFSAYPRQVDWERIDAVADAVDAYHIADIAHITGLVAAGVHPSPVGIADFVTGSTHKTIRAGRGGIIMCDAEHADAIDNAVFPGVQGGPLMHNIAGKAVGFGEALEPVFTEYAERVVANARALGGTLADHGLSLVSGGTDTHLVLVDLRDSHPDLSGGDAEAALEQTGIVLNANTVPGETRSPFDPSGIRAGTAALTTRGFDEDAMREVGDLIVRILDAPDDDAIIEAVADRVDELCAAHPLYD; encoded by the coding sequence ATGGAGTTCAGCCACGTTCGAGCCGTCGACGAGGCCGTCGCCGACGCGCTCGTCGGCGAAACCGACCGCCAGCGAAACACGCTGTCGATGATCGCCTCGGAGAACCACGCGAGTCGAGCTGTCATCGAAGCACAGGGAAGCACGCTCACCAACAAGTACGCCGAGGGCTACCCCGGCGAACGGTACTACGCGGGGTGTGCCTACGCCGACGCCGTCGAGGAGCTCGCCATCGAGCGCGCACGGGAACTGTGGGGCGCGGAACACGTCAACGTCCAGCCCCACAGCGGGTCCCAGGCCAACATGGCCGTCTACCTGGCGATGCTCGACCCCGGCGACCGCATCCTCTCGCTCGAACTCGAACACGGCGGCCACCTCAGCCACGGCCACCCCGCGAACTTCGCGGGCCAGCTCTACGAGGTCGAACAGTACCGCGTCGACCCGGAGACGGGGTATCTCGACTACGAGAACCTGGCCGACATCGCCGACGAGTTCGACCCGGACGCCATCGTCTCCGGGTTCTCGGCCTACCCCCGACAGGTGGACTGGGAGCGCATCGACGCCGTCGCCGACGCCGTCGACGCCTACCACATCGCCGACATCGCCCACATCACGGGGCTCGTCGCCGCGGGCGTCCACCCCTCGCCCGTCGGCATCGCCGACTTCGTCACCGGCAGCACACACAAGACCATCCGCGCCGGGCGCGGTGGGATCATCATGTGCGACGCGGAACACGCCGACGCCATCGACAACGCGGTGTTCCCCGGCGTCCAGGGCGGTCCCCTGATGCACAACATCGCGGGCAAAGCGGTGGGTTTCGGCGAGGCGCTCGAACCCGTGTTCACCGAGTACGCCGAACGGGTCGTCGCCAACGCCCGCGCGCTGGGGGGGACGCTCGCCGATCACGGCCTCTCGCTCGTCTCGGGCGGCACCGACACCCATCTCGTGCTGGTCGACCTGCGCGACTCCCATCCCGACCTCTCGGGGGGCGACGCCGAGGCGGCGCTGGAGCAAACGGGCATCGTGCTCAACGCAAACACCGTTCCCGGCGAGACGCGGTCGCCGTTCGATCCCAGCGGCATCCGGGCCGGCACCGCCGCGCTCACCACCCGCGGCTTCGACGAGGACGCCATGCGGGAGGTGGGCGATCTGATCGTGCGCATCCTCGACGCACCGGACGACGACGCTATCATCGAGGCGGTCGCCGACCGCGTCGACGAACTCTGTGCGGCCCACCCGCTGTACGACTAA
- the tbsP gene encoding transcriptional regulator TbsP — MGAGANLHGRSFEEVLETIFASADDLLIVDPITDAVESLTALATTADDPPRIRVLADESLLKDVMDDFVVASNAADHVDAGTLTIRTGSSGHRNPLAVANGTVWSLVAVGDNVAALGTDEDSFVDTVDDLYESQWQIASDFDLRTPPISRVRETLGAEIGEQTREDFDATLDALKSARSATAEFDEVTLTLLVAARNDVLLYDISKWGEDVGIASKATFSRTKTTLEDEGLIRTEKVPIDVGRPRLRLKLNEDRFDEATPEELAAVTLSHSA; from the coding sequence ATGGGAGCCGGGGCGAACTTGCACGGCCGGAGTTTCGAAGAGGTCCTGGAGACGATTTTCGCGTCGGCCGACGACCTCCTGATCGTCGACCCGATAACCGATGCCGTCGAGTCGCTGACGGCGCTCGCAACGACCGCCGACGATCCCCCACGAATACGGGTGCTGGCCGACGAGTCCCTGTTGAAAGACGTGATGGACGACTTCGTCGTGGCGAGCAACGCCGCCGACCACGTGGACGCGGGCACGCTCACGATCCGAACCGGAAGCAGCGGCCACAGAAATCCGCTCGCGGTCGCCAACGGCACCGTGTGGTCGCTGGTCGCGGTCGGCGACAACGTCGCCGCCCTCGGCACCGACGAGGACTCCTTCGTCGACACCGTGGACGATCTCTACGAATCCCAGTGGCAGATCGCTTCGGACTTCGACCTCCGCACCCCGCCGATATCGCGGGTTCGCGAGACGCTCGGCGCCGAGATCGGGGAGCAGACCCGCGAGGATTTCGACGCCACGCTCGACGCGTTGAAATCCGCACGCAGCGCCACGGCCGAGTTCGACGAGGTGACGCTGACGCTGTTGGTCGCCGCCCGCAACGACGTACTGCTGTACGATATCAGCAAGTGGGGCGAGGATGTCGGCATCGCGAGCAAGGCGACGTTCTCCCGCACCAAGACGACGCTCGAAGACGAGGGGCTGATCCGAACCGAGAAGGTTCCGATCGATGTCGGTCGCCCCCGGCTACGCCTGAAACTCAACGAGGACCGCTTCGACGAGGCGACGCCGGAAGAACTCGCCGCCGTGACGCTCAGTCACTCGGCCTGA
- a CDS encoding YcaO-like family protein: MQIGIAGSGPAAASFRAALEDIDATAAETTPDDLGSYPLGVVVAPAGAPAFEVADAAATRWIAVEIGGLGGVTADLDAAVTVFADGVGYRDLVARIESTTETETDADPTGNRSAVRLAGAVAGHRAVSLLSGADLAGTVVEVPGEERRVFPVPRPDDRDRTLRRDERQVALDDAVARAEQAVDRRVGLLTQVGERESFPAPYYLATTADTTAYSDARAARFAAGVDDDWDRAFMKALGEGLERYCAGVYRREEFTVAAPADVAADGAVSPDAVVAPDDQSVDPAEPIPWVPGEDLRTGASVSLPAELVHYPPPEESSRPAITTGLGLGNSGVEALLSGLYEVIERDATMLAWYSTYEPLELTVEDPGFEALVDRARAERLTVTPLLVTADIDVPVVAVAVHREAEWPRFAVGSGADLDAAAAARSALAEALQNWMELRAMGPEEAAAEEGAIGRYADFPRAAREFVEQESADTVVPAASVGPDPLPTGETALDAVVTRTADAGLSTYAARLTTPDVAELGFEAVRILSPEAQPLFVGEPFFGERAETVPRELGYEPRFDRAFHPFP; the protein is encoded by the coding sequence ATGCAGATCGGTATCGCGGGAAGCGGGCCGGCCGCGGCGTCGTTCCGTGCCGCCCTCGAGGACATCGATGCAACGGCGGCGGAGACGACGCCGGACGACCTCGGATCGTATCCGCTCGGCGTCGTCGTCGCTCCCGCGGGTGCGCCCGCCTTCGAGGTAGCCGACGCCGCGGCGACGCGCTGGATCGCCGTCGAAATCGGCGGCCTCGGCGGCGTCACCGCCGACCTCGACGCGGCGGTGACCGTCTTCGCCGACGGCGTGGGCTACCGTGATCTCGTCGCGCGGATCGAGTCGACGACGGAGACCGAGACGGACGCCGATCCCACCGGGAACCGGAGCGCGGTTCGCCTCGCCGGCGCCGTGGCCGGGCACCGCGCCGTCTCGCTTCTGAGCGGCGCGGATCTGGCCGGGACGGTCGTCGAAGTGCCCGGCGAGGAACGCCGCGTCTTCCCCGTTCCGCGGCCGGACGACCGCGACCGGACGCTCCGGCGCGACGAGCGCCAGGTCGCCCTTGACGACGCCGTTGCCCGCGCGGAACAGGCCGTCGACCGACGCGTCGGCCTGCTCACACAGGTCGGCGAACGCGAGTCGTTCCCCGCGCCCTACTACCTGGCGACGACCGCCGATACGACCGCCTACAGCGACGCCCGCGCCGCGCGGTTCGCGGCCGGCGTCGACGACGACTGGGACCGGGCGTTCATGAAAGCGCTCGGCGAAGGCCTCGAACGCTACTGCGCCGGCGTCTATCGCCGCGAGGAGTTCACCGTGGCCGCACCGGCCGACGTTGCGGCCGACGGCGCCGTCTCGCCCGACGCCGTCGTCGCGCCCGACGACCAGTCGGTCGACCCCGCGGAACCGATCCCGTGGGTGCCCGGCGAGGACCTGCGGACGGGTGCCTCCGTCTCGCTCCCCGCCGAACTCGTCCACTACCCGCCGCCCGAGGAGTCGTCCCGCCCGGCCATCACGACGGGGCTCGGTCTCGGCAACAGCGGCGTCGAGGCGCTGCTCTCGGGCCTGTACGAGGTCATCGAACGCGACGCGACGATGCTCGCGTGGTACTCCACGTACGAACCGCTCGAACTGACGGTGGAGGATCCGGGGTTCGAGGCGCTCGTCGACCGCGCCCGCGCCGAGCGCCTGACCGTGACGCCGCTGCTCGTCACCGCCGACATCGACGTGCCCGTCGTCGCCGTCGCCGTCCACCGCGAGGCCGAGTGGCCGCGCTTCGCCGTCGGATCGGGCGCTGACCTCGACGCGGCGGCGGCCGCACGGTCGGCGCTCGCGGAGGCGCTCCAGAACTGGATGGAACTCCGGGCGATGGGGCCGGAGGAGGCGGCGGCCGAGGAGGGCGCCATCGGCCGGTATGCCGACTTCCCGCGCGCGGCCCGCGAGTTCGTCGAGCAGGAGTCCGCCGACACCGTGGTGCCAGCGGCCAGTGTCGGTCCCGACCCCCTGCCGACGGGGGAGACCGCACTCGACGCCGTCGTCACGCGGACAGCCGACGCCGGCCTGTCGACGTACGCCGCCCGACTCACGACGCCCGATGTCGCAGAGCTCGGGTTCGAGGCGGTTCGCATCCTGAGCCCCGAGGCCCAACCGCTGTTCGTCGGCGAGCCGTTCTTCGGCGAGCGGGCCGAGACGGTGCCGCGCGAACTGGGCTACGAACCCCGGTTCGATCGGGCGTTCCACCCCTTCCCTTAG
- a CDS encoding DUF63 family protein has protein sequence MATVAERLGVAPARLWVGSVLTLLAVLIGGSLAAPRVVYDGFIWHYFWGPVQADANAAVCAVREGGTTRYLYDAAACSAAPEPVAYPGYTLVSEVGYVVILLIALTGLIFLLKRLSLGTDRDLFFALIPFVFFGGALRVVEDVTDTGGADAAITYPLNTLLISPIIYFTVFAVTLGALLGSVALARRDVIDHYTRPLVGSGVAVLGVTLAFLFWSAIRPDGPGTFYPQVLAVILAGATVTAGGTWWLIERYAPGINAGTGRIGFVVIWGHAIDGVANVVGLDWMVALGAGPNLVPKHPVNQAVVDITAATLPASVLAVTGDTWPFLVVKLVAATAVVWLFDERIFEESPQYTILLLVAILAVGLGPGTRDMLRATFGV, from the coding sequence ATGGCCACGGTTGCGGAACGCCTCGGCGTCGCTCCGGCACGGCTCTGGGTCGGATCAGTACTCACACTCCTTGCGGTCCTGATCGGTGGCTCGCTCGCGGCGCCACGCGTCGTCTACGACGGCTTCATCTGGCACTACTTCTGGGGGCCGGTGCAGGCCGACGCCAACGCCGCCGTCTGTGCCGTCCGTGAGGGCGGCACGACGCGCTATCTCTACGACGCCGCCGCGTGTTCGGCGGCGCCCGAACCGGTCGCCTACCCGGGGTATACGCTCGTCTCGGAGGTCGGCTACGTCGTCATCCTGCTGATCGCGCTCACGGGCCTCATCTTCCTGCTCAAGCGCCTCTCGCTCGGCACCGACCGCGACCTGTTTTTCGCCCTCATCCCCTTCGTCTTCTTCGGCGGGGCGCTCCGGGTCGTCGAGGACGTAACCGACACCGGCGGCGCCGACGCCGCGATCACCTACCCGCTCAACACGCTGCTCATCAGCCCGATCATCTACTTCACGGTGTTTGCGGTGACGCTCGGCGCCCTACTCGGCAGCGTGGCGCTCGCTCGCCGTGACGTCATCGATCACTACACGCGACCGCTCGTCGGCAGCGGGGTCGCGGTGCTCGGAGTGACGCTCGCGTTCCTCTTCTGGAGTGCGATCCGCCCCGACGGCCCGGGGACGTTCTATCCGCAGGTCCTCGCCGTGATCCTCGCGGGAGCGACGGTCACCGCCGGCGGCACCTGGTGGCTGATCGAGCGGTATGCTCCAGGGATCAACGCCGGGACCGGCCGCATCGGCTTCGTCGTCATCTGGGGGCACGCCATCGACGGCGTCGCCAACGTCGTCGGCCTCGACTGGATGGTCGCGCTCGGCGCCGGCCCGAACCTCGTCCCCAAGCATCCGGTCAACCAGGCCGTCGTCGACATCACGGCCGCCACGCTCCCCGCGTCGGTGCTGGCCGTGACGGGTGACACCTGGCCCTTCCTCGTCGTCAAACTCGTCGCGGCGACGGCGGTCGTCTGGCTGTTCGACGAACGGATCTTCGAGGAGAGCCCGCAGTATACGATCCTCCTCCTGGTGGCGATTCTCGCGGTCGGACTGGGGCCCGGCACCCGCGACATGCTCCGGGCGACGTTCGGCGTCTAA
- a CDS encoding DUF4013 domain-containing protein, which translates to MAIDIERVVTYPTNSDEWIKTVAIGGVLALLSVFIVPAFLLYGYLLRVLRAGIAGTDEPPAFDDWGTLLREGVVAFVVMLLYQLIPLAVLFLTVGGSVAAIGTGTETGAGVGVVGLLGGLALSTLLALVFGYLMLIGPTNYAHETTFGAAFDIDVLRSVALDHRRPTATLKRSATGVGTWPRLRNASASLRHGSGSDQYSHSLRS; encoded by the coding sequence ATGGCGATAGATATCGAGCGGGTCGTGACGTACCCCACGAACTCGGACGAATGGATCAAGACCGTCGCTATCGGCGGCGTGTTGGCGCTGCTCTCGGTGTTCATCGTTCCGGCGTTTCTGCTGTACGGGTATCTCCTCCGCGTCCTGCGGGCCGGCATCGCGGGGACCGACGAACCGCCCGCGTTCGACGACTGGGGGACGCTCCTCCGCGAGGGCGTCGTGGCGTTCGTCGTCATGCTCCTCTACCAGTTGATCCCCCTCGCTGTCCTGTTCCTGACGGTCGGTGGATCGGTCGCCGCGATCGGGACGGGAACCGAGACCGGCGCCGGTGTCGGCGTCGTCGGCCTCCTCGGCGGGCTCGCCCTCTCGACACTGCTCGCGCTCGTCTTCGGCTACCTCATGCTCATCGGCCCCACCAACTACGCGCACGAAACCACGTTCGGCGCGGCGTTCGACATCGACGTGCTTCGCTCGGTCGCCCTCGATCACCGACGCCCAACCGCAACCCTGAAACGGAGTGCAACCGGGGTAGGAACATGGCCACGGTTGCGGAACGCCTCGGCGTCGCTCCGGCACGGCTCTGGGTCGGATCAGTACTCACACTCCTTGCGGTCCTGA
- a CDS encoding CBS domain-containing protein, whose amino-acid sequence MTQTLVSDAMTTPMLTLDAETPVDEAARGMLEAGIKSLVVVGEACQPEGIFTSTDALQVAADGAPAGEATVAEYMTTDVETVSPDEPLSAVAKRMVEGDISHLPVTDGDGNGVGILTTTDLTEALSTAEAPVR is encoded by the coding sequence ATGACACAGACGCTGGTCAGCGACGCGATGACCACACCGATGCTCACGCTCGACGCGGAGACGCCGGTCGACGAGGCGGCGCGGGGCATGCTGGAAGCGGGCATCAAGTCGCTCGTCGTCGTGGGCGAGGCCTGCCAACCGGAGGGCATCTTCACGTCGACGGACGCACTGCAGGTGGCGGCCGACGGCGCTCCGGCCGGCGAAGCCACCGTCGCGGAGTACATGACGACGGACGTCGAAACGGTGAGCCCGGACGAACCGCTGTCCGCCGTCGCCAAGCGAATGGTCGAGGGCGACATCAGCCACCTGCCGGTGACCGACGGCGACGGCAACGGCGTCGGCATCCTGACGACGACGGATCTGACCGAGGCGCTGTCGACGGCCGAGGCGCCGGTCCGATAG
- a CDS encoding PQQ-binding-like beta-propeller repeat protein, with the protein MPSIQRRTFLGTLSVGLVGLAGCSSSCPDSDGPTPDTVVDADETGTGFDRHPGGAWPAPRFDAANTGYAPSRRLPTGTPTLRWRTTLSAPVVDDAEATVSSPTVADGRVYLTTGDGVFALGLRDGETRWNVSLTPAVTGPPVRDSATLAPPVVAGDTVCVATADGLTALDIADGATVWQFTDAQPTGTPVVVDATVVVPTTTELVALDAATGDVQWSAAGADATLPAVADGTLVAALDGLAAIDAATGERRWVSPVRTDAYPVIDGDTVYLGTDEGLVGVALADGTMRWTVDRGSGRTFSAPVVTPETIYAAEQPVEAGDATFAFDRVDDGPPEPRWCSSVGEGSVTAATASHAVALQAGHSDRRPPVRLVAFTARFGEATWGYADVDPAMPPAILDGGVVTVTRRGTVVAFGGV; encoded by the coding sequence ATGCCCTCCATCCAACGCCGGACGTTCCTCGGCACGCTTTCGGTCGGCCTCGTCGGCCTCGCTGGCTGCTCGTCGTCGTGCCCGGACTCCGACGGTCCGACGCCCGACACCGTCGTCGACGCCGACGAGACGGGCACCGGGTTCGATCGACACCCCGGCGGTGCGTGGCCCGCGCCGCGGTTCGACGCCGCCAACACGGGGTACGCTCCGTCGCGTCGCCTGCCGACCGGGACGCCGACGCTCCGCTGGCGGACGACCCTCTCGGCGCCCGTCGTCGACGACGCCGAGGCGACGGTGAGTTCGCCGACCGTCGCCGACGGACGCGTGTATCTCACCACCGGCGACGGCGTGTTCGCGCTCGGCCTTCGCGACGGCGAGACGCGCTGGAACGTCTCGCTCACGCCGGCGGTGACGGGGCCGCCCGTTCGCGACAGCGCGACGCTCGCTCCGCCGGTCGTCGCCGGCGACACCGTTTGCGTTGCGACCGCGGACGGACTGACCGCCCTCGACATCGCCGACGGAGCGACCGTGTGGCAGTTCACGGACGCCCAGCCGACGGGAACGCCGGTCGTTGTCGACGCAACCGTCGTCGTGCCGACGACCACCGAACTGGTCGCGCTCGACGCCGCAACGGGCGATGTCCAGTGGTCGGCGGCGGGCGCGGACGCGACGCTCCCCGCCGTCGCCGACGGGACCCTCGTGGCGGCGCTCGACGGACTGGCCGCGATCGACGCCGCGACCGGCGAGCGCCGGTGGGTGTCGCCGGTGCGCACCGACGCGTATCCCGTCATCGACGGCGACACCGTCTATCTCGGCACCGACGAGGGACTCGTCGGCGTGGCGCTCGCCGACGGAACGATGCGGTGGACCGTCGACCGCGGATCCGGACGGACGTTCTCCGCGCCCGTCGTCACGCCGGAGACGATATACGCCGCCGAACAGCCGGTCGAGGCGGGGGACGCCACCTTCGCCTTCGACCGCGTCGACGACGGCCCGCCCGAACCCCGCTGGTGCTCGTCGGTCGGGGAGGGGAGTGTCACGGCCGCCACGGCGTCGCACGCGGTCGCGCTCCAGGCCGGGCACAGCGACCGCCGGCCACCCGTCCGGCTGGTCGCCTTCACGGCCCGATTCGGCGAGGCGACGTGGGGGTACGCCGACGTCGACCCGGCGATGCCGCCGGCGATCCTGGACGGCGGCGTCGTGACGGTGACGCGGCGCGGAACCGTCGTCGCGTTCGGAGGGGTGTGA